GCCGGTGAACCGCGACAGCCGAGACGGACAGGAAGCAGCACTGTGGCAGCTGATTGAGCAATCAGACACGGATCTGGTTGTGCTGGCGCGCTACATGCAGGTCCTGTCGAACGACCTGGCCCGCAAGCTGACCGGTCGCTGCATCAATATCCATCACTCCTTCCTGCCGGGCTTCAAGGGTGCGCGCCCGTATCATCAGGCGCACCGCCGCGGCGTGAAACTGATCGGCGCCACCGCCCACTTCGTGACCGCCGAACTGGACGAAGGCCCGATCATCGAGCAGGACATCGAGCGTGTGACGCACGCCGACACGCCGGACGATTTGATCCGCATTGGGCGCGACATCGAACGCCGCGTGCTTGCGCGTACGTTGCGCCTTTACCTCGACGACCGCGTGCTGCTCAACGGTGCGAAAACGGTCATCTTCCATTCTTGACGGAGATCCGCGTGGAACTGATCGGCATGCTCGATTCGCCCTATGTGCGTCGCGCCGCGATTTCGCTGCGCATGCTAGGCATCCCGTTCCAGCACCGCTCACTATCGGTGTTTCGCAACTTCGACGAGTTCGAGCAGATCAACCCTCTGGTGAAGGCGCCGACGCTGGTTGGTGACGACGGCGAGCTACTGGTCGATTCCTCGCTGATCATCGAATGGGCCGAGTCCGTGCGCACCGCGCCCAGCCTGATGCCCGTGGCGCCGACCGAGCGCCTGCAGGCATGGCGTCTGATCGGCATGGCACTGACCGCCAGCGAAAAATCCGTGCAGATCGTGTACGAGCACAAGCGCGTGCCGGAACGTCGCGACAGCGACTGGCTGGCCCGCGTCGAAGGCCAACTGCGCGCCGCCTACGACATGCTCGAGCTCCACGCTGCCGCTCATGGCGATTGGCTGGTCGGCGACCATTTCAGCCAGGCGGACCTCAGCACGGCCGTCGCTTGGCGCTTTACCCAACTCGTCGCACGCGACACGTTAGGCCAGCGCGACTACCCTGCGCTCCGCGCGCTTTCGCTCCGCGCGGAGCAATTGTCGGCTTTCCAGGCGCTGCCGCCGGAATAACGGCGCAAGTCGCAGCTCAGCGCGACAGGTGGGTAGCCAACGCCCCGTAGAACTGGTCGTAGATCGCTGCGTCGCTCAGCACGCTGGTGCGGGAATCGCCATTGCTGTCCCACACGGTGCGGCGAAAGCGCGTCCTGGCAAATACGCCCTGGCCGTCGGGCGCGGGCTCCAACAAGATCAGTGCCTCGGTAGTCTGGTGATCCGGCTTGCTGGGCAAGGGCACCTTTGCCTTCAAAACGCCACGCAAAACCTCACGGCCTTGACTCACCAGCACTTCGTTATGCCGCGCCTCGACCAGATGGAACTCGCGATCGACCATGGTCGTTTCGTAGCCCTGCTCGCGCAAGGTTTGCACCGCGGCATCCAGCACCGGATCAAGGCGCGCGCTGTAACGATGATCGCGCACCCGTTGCAGGGTCTGTTGATCCTTTTCGCCAAGCTCCACATTGGTCTGCGTGGAACTGTAATGAAGAAAGTGACCACCTTTGCCGGTCACCTCCTCATTGGGCTTGGTCGCATCCTGGGCCAGCACCGCACTGGCGACAAGCGCGCCCAATACGGCAACCCATCCTCGCATCATCCCTCGCTTCCGCCTGCGGTACATACAGCGTCCTGCCTGATCGACCTGGGGAAGCGCAGACTAACCATTCCCCGCGGACAACACGTGTGCCACTCCCACACGCTGCTTCATCACCGTTCAGCGGCAGGCATCGATCGCCTGAGAGAGCCGCTCCACCGCGACGATCTCCATCTCCCCCACCTTTGCCTTTTTCGGTGCATTCGCCTTGGGCACGATGGCTCTTTGGAACCCATGGTGCGCCGCTTCTTTCAGGCGCTCCTCACCATTGGGGACCGGGCGAATTTCTCCAGACAAACCCACTTCACCGAAAGCGATGGTTTTCTCCGGCAACGGGCGATCACGCAGCGAGGAGAGCACGGCCAGCAGCACCGGAAGATCCGCGGCCGTTTCCTGCACGCGGATACCACCAACCACATTGACGAACACATCCTGGTCGTAGGCCGCCACACCACCATGCCGATGCAGCACGGCCAGCAGCATGGCGAGGCGATTCTGTTCAAGGCCGAGCGCAACACGACGCGGATTGCCCAACGAGGACTGATCCACCAGCGCCTGCACCTCGACCAGCAGCGGTCGCGTACCTTCGCGCGTCACCATCACCGCACTGCCGGGCGTCGGCCCACTGTGCGCGGACAGGAAGATCGCCGACGGGTTGGGCACCTCGCGCAGCCCCTTCTCCGACATAGCGAACACGCCCAGCTCATTTACCGCACCGAAGCGATTCTTGAAGGCACGCAGCACGCGGAAGCGGCTGCCTGATTCGCCTTCGAAGTACAGCACCGCGTCCACCATGTGCTCCAGTACGCGCGGACCGGCGATGCCGCCCTCCTTGGTCACGTGTCCCACGAGGAAAACGGACGTGCCGGTTTCCTTGGCGAAACGGGTTAGCTTGGCCGCGGACTCGCGCACCTGACTCACCGATCCCGGCGCGGCGGTCAGCAACTCGGTCCAGATGGTCTGGATGGAGTCGATCACCAAAACACGCGGACGATTACTCAGTGCCTGCTCGATGATGCGCTCGATGCAGGTTTCAGCCAGCGCGTGCAACGGCGCCAGTGGCAGATCCAGGCGCTGCGCGCGCGAGGCGACCTGCGCCAGCGACTCTTCGCCGGTCACATAGACGCTGGGCACCCGAGATCCCAGCGTGCCAAGCATCTGCAGCAGCAACGTCGATTTGCCAATGCCTGGGTCGCCACCGATCAGCACCACCGAGCCGTCGACGAGGCCGCCGCCCAGTACGCGGTCCAACTCGCCGATCCCGGTGAGCGTGCGTACTTCCGCATTGAGCGCCACCGCCGTCAGCGGGGTCACCTTGGGCGAGCCGGCGGCGGCACCGGCATAGCCGGCGGTGCTGCGCGCCGCACCCGCCGATTTCACTGCCGGCTGCACCACAATCTCGCTCAGGGTGTTCCACACGCCGCAGTCCACGCACTGGCCCTGCCACTTGGAGTGCTCTGCTCCGCAATCGGTGCAGACATAGGCGGTCTTGGCTTTGGCCATGCGTCATTTTCCTGGGTACATCGTGAAGACGTCCAAGCTTAACGGGGCGCCATCGCAATCGGCGAGACGCGGATAAAGTCGACCTCGGGAAAAACGCGGGACTGAACCTCCCGGCACGCTCAGCCTTCGTCTTCGACGAACAACACGCGTTTTGTCATGCCACACGTCAGGTCGTAGGAGATCGTGCCAGCCTGCGTCGCGATGATTTCGACAGGCAACTCCGGCCCCCACAACGTCACGCGATCACCGACCTTGGCATCCGGAGCACCACGCAAGTCCAGCGTGATCAGATCCATCGACACGCGGCCGATCAACGGCACCTGTCGATCGCCCACCAGCACAGGCGTACCGGCGACCGCGCTGCGTGGATAACCGTCGCCATAGCCCACGGCCGCCACACCCACCGCCATGTCTTCGGGGCAGGTCCAGGTGCCGTTGTAGCCAATGCGTTCGCCCTTGCCAATGCGGTTGATGGCGATCAGCCGCGTGCTCAACGTCATCGCCGGACGGAAGCCGAAATCGGCTCCGGTTTTGCCGTCAACCACCGACAAGCCATACAGCAAACCACCCGTGCGCACCCAATCGCCGCGCGCATCGGCCCAGCCCAACACCGCCGCGGAATTGGAGAGCGAGCGCGGCCCTTGCAAGCCACGTGTCGCCTCGGCGAAACGCGCGATCTGCGCGGGCGTCTCCGCGCCGTCGAACACTTCGGATTCAGCGAAATGCGTCAGCAGGCCGATCTCGGGATCGATGCCTGGCATCGATGCCAGCTGCGCATGGACAAAAGCCACGGCCTCGGGCGCGAAGCCCAGTCGATGCATACCGCTGTCCACCTTCAACCACACACGCAAGGGACCGCGCGACGGCGAAGCTTCCTTCAGCCAGTGCAGTTGTTCTTCATGATGAATAGCAGCGTCCAGATTCAGTCGCTGCATTTCAGCGATATCGCTCGCCTGATCAGGCCCCGACAACACGACGATCCGCTGGCGATGCCCCGCCGCACGCAACCGCAAGCCATCGCCCAGCGCCGCGACAGCGAAGGCATCAGCAGCACCATCCAAGGCGCGCGCCACACGTTCAAGGCCATGCCCATAGGCGTCGGCCTTGACCACAGCCATGACTTTGGCTGGCGCCGCCATCTGCTTGATGCGCGCAAGATTGTGGCGCAAGGCGCCCAGGTGGATCGTGGCGACGGTAGTACGGCTCATGCGTGCCTGGCGCCCTTTGGACGCGATGAAAATGGGCGGAAAAATAGGCCGGATAACCTCGGACAAGGCGGGAAGCTTACCAGCCTTGTCCGGGACGACCCGGCCCGACGCGCCCAACCTAACGTTCCGGTCCGGCACTCACGGGGCGCCACCGTGGCATTCCCCGGGCAACGGCTACCCTCACCGGTAGCCGCACCCACTCAACGGTTGTCGTGGGAATCGCAGCGCTCAATCGCGACCCGGCGCGCCTTGTCGTATTCGTGCTGGGTCATGGCACCGGACGCCAGCGCGTTCTGCAGGTCCGTCATCTGCTTGCCACAGGTGTCATTGTTCTGCACGACGCGGGTACTGCTGCCGCAGCCGGCCAGCGCCAGGCAAACGGCAATCAGCGATGTAGAAATGATGGTTCGGCTCATGGCGGCACCTCTCAGATGACACGCAGCACCAACAACACGATCAGGATGATCACAATCAAGCCCAGGCCACTGCTCGGGCCATAGCCCCATGCACGGCTGTATGGCCATGTGGGCAGTACGCCGAGCAAGAGCAACACGATGATGAGCAGAAGAATCAGCGACATGTGTCGTGCCTCGTGTGGGGAACCAGCTACGAGGCTGCGCCGCGACATGTGAATGCCGCACGGGATTCATGTGTAGAGCATGCATAGACGCAATGCAGTACAGGCGCCGTTCCTATAACGGAACGGCGCCTGTACATAATTCATCGTCGTTTATTCGAAGGCGCCGACAAACGAGTCGGGCGCGTAGTTCTCGAACTTGGTGTAGTGGCCAAGGAAGGTCAACTTCACCGTGTCAGTCGGACCGTTACGCTGCTTGCCGATAATGATTTCCGCGAGGCCCTTATCGGGCGATTCCTTGTTGTAGTACTCGTCGCGGTAGATGAACATGATCACGTCCGCGTCCTGCTCGATAGCGCCGGATTCGCGCAGGTCGGACATCATGGGGCGCTTATCGGCACGCTGCTCCAGCGAGCGGTTCAACTGCGACAGCGCAATCACCGGGCAGTTGAGCTCCTTGGCGAGACCCTTCAACGAGCGCGAGATTTCCGAGATTTCAGTCGCGCGATTTTCATTCATGCCCGGCACCTGCATTAGCTGCAGGTAGTCGATGACGATAAGCCCGAGGCCACCGTGTTCGCGATGCAGTCGGCGCGAACGCGAACGCAATTCCACCGGCGACAAGCTCGGCGTGTCATCGATGAAGATCTTGGCTTCGGACAACAGCGCGATGGCGTTAGTGACACGCGGCCAGTCTTCCTCGGCGAGGTCGCCATTGCGCAGATGCTGCGCATGGATGCGGCCCACCGAAGAAATCATTCGGAACGCCAACTGCGAAGCCGACATTTCCATCGAGAAAATCGCCACGGCCTTCTTGCCACGCATTGCCACGGCTTCGGCCATATTCACCGAGAACGCGGTCTTACCCATGGAGGGTCGCGCCGCGACGATGATCAGATCGGAGGGCTGCAGGCCTGAGGTGAGCTCGTCCAGATCAGAAAAGCCCGTAGAAACACCGGTGAGCTGCCCTTTGTTCTCGAAGCGCTCAGAGAGGATGCGAAAGGCGTCCTTCACCGCCTCACGCATGGACACGGTGTCTTTCTTGCCGCGCGCACCCGACTCGGCGATCTTGAACACCGCCTGCTCTGCGCGCTCAAGCACTTCCTGCACGCTCTTGCCTTCGGGCTGGTAACCGTCCTCGGTGATGCCGACGCCCGCATCGATCAGCTGACGCAGCACGGATTTTTCGCGAACGATTTCAGCGTAGGCGGCAATGTTCGCCGCGCTCGGAGTGGTGTTGGCCAGCTCGATCAGATACGACGCACCGCCCACCATCTCGGCCAGGCCGTTGGCCTCGAACCAGTCGCCGAGCGTCACCGCATCACACGGCATGCCCTTGGCGGCCAACTCGGTGATGGCGCGCCAGATCAGGCGATGATCCTTGCGGTAGAAGTCCTGCTCGCTCAGGCGGTCGGCCACCTTGTCCATCGAATCCGGGGACAGCATGAGGCCACCCAGCACAGCCTGTTCCGCGTCGATCGAGTTGGGTGGTACACGCAGGGCATCGATGCTGGACGGAGGTTTGCGCTCAGAACGACCGCGGCGCTCAGGGCGATCGGAACGATCGGAAACGAAGGACATCGCGATTCCTCGCAGCGGAGCGCTGCATTGCCGGCGGCGTTACGTGAGCACAGAGCATACGCGGCACCCTCTCAGGCGACGAGACAATAACTCTGTGGATAACCTGTGGTTCGTTGTGGATAACCTGGGACGAACGACGGAAAAGCAGACGGGCGCCCGGAGGCGCCCGTCTGGGTATTGCGAGCGATGGATCGGCTTACTTTTCGCCGACCACGATCACCTTGATCTGGGTCTGCACGTCAGCGTGCAGCGCGACCACGGCGTCAAACTCGCCGGTGTGGCGGATCGGGCCTTCGCCCTGGATCACTTCACCCTTGTTCACGTCGTGACCGGCAGCCTGCAGGGCTTCCGAGATCTCGCGCGGGCCAACCGAGCCGTACAGCTTGCCTTCCGGGCTGGCATTCGCGGCGATGGTCACCGTGACGCCTTCCAGCTTGGCCTTGCGGCCTTCGGCACCGGACAGCTGCGAGGCAGCCTTGGCTTCGTACTCGGCGCGGCGCTTCTCGAAAGCTTCGAGGTTGGCGGCGTTGACCGGCACGGCCTTGCCCTGCGGCAAGAGGTAGTTACGACCGTAACCCGGCTTGACCTTGACCTTGTCGCCCAGGTTGCCGAGGTTGCGGACTTTTTCTAGAAGAATCAGTTCCATGGTGGTTCCTTTTCGTTAGCACCGGATGGGCCCGGCGCAGCCGTGGACGGTTGTCCGAAGAGTTGGACGATGCGCCGGATGTCACCACCCGGCGCATGCCACGACTTAATTAGACGTCGTGGTTGTCGGTGTACGGCAGCAGAGCCAGGAAGCGGGCGCGCTTGATAGCGGTCGCCAGCTGACGCTGGTAGCGAGCCTTGGTGCCGGTGATGCGCGACGGAACGATCTTGCCGTTCTCGGTCACGTACTGGCGAAGGGTGTTGAGATCCTTGTAATCGATCTCTTTGACTTTTTCGGCCGTGAAGCGGCAGAACTTGCGGCGGCGGAAGAACTTGGACATGTCTGTGCTCCTGATCAGTCGTCGCTGTCGCGATCGTTGTCGCGCTCTTCGCGGTCACGACGAGCCGGACGCTCGTCACCATCGCTGTCGTCATCGCGGCGACGCGAGGACTTGGCGTCATCCTTTTCCTTGGACTTCAGGATGAAGGACTGCTCGGTATCAGCTTCGTCACGGCGAACCACGAGGTGGCGCAGCACGGCGTCGTTGAAGCGGAAGCCCGACTCGAGCTCGTTCAGCGCGTTCTGGCTCACTTCAATGTTGAGCATGACGTAGTGAGCCTTGGCCAGGTTCACGATGGGATACGCCAGCTGGCGGCGGCCCCAGTCTTCCAAGCGGTGGATCTTGCCGCCATCGGTCTCGATCAGCGCCTTGTAGCGCTCGATCATCGCCGGGACCTGCTCGCTCTGGTCAGGGTGGACCAGAAACACGACTTCGTAATGTCGCAGGGACATCGTGTGGTAACTCCTTGTGGATGCGGCCTTTTCGGGCCTGGCAGCCTCCCGCCCTATGCGGTGAGGCAAGGTTCCATCCGCGCCTTTGAGGCATGGACAGAAGCGGAAGTGTAAGGGAATTCAGCCGTTTGGGGCAAGTCGATGACAGCCTCGGCCGCGTTCGCGCCAAATCTCAGCCGACGGTGAAACTCTCACCGCAACCACACTCGCCCGTGGCGTTGGGGTTGTGGAAGACAAAGGCGGCGTTCAGGCCCTGGCGCTGGAAATCGATCACCGTGCCATCGATCAGGGGCAGGCTTTTGCCCTCGACGATCAGCGGCACGCCGTCCACGTTCATGATCTCGTCGCCCTCGCCCAGATCCTGAGCCAGGTCGACCACGTAACCAAAACCTGAGCAGCCGGTCTTCTTCACGCCAAAGCGCACACCTGCGGCACCGGGGGTACCGGCAAGGAAGGAACGCATGCGTTCGCTGGCGGCGGGAGTAATGGTGATGGTCATGGGCGATGCAACTACTGAGGCCTTTCGGCGGTCGGAAAACGGACGCTAGGTGTCGCTAGCTGAACGGAACCTACATTATCATGCACGGGCTGCCCGAACGGATTTCGCAAGGGTGTCACCGTTTCTATTTGCCCGCAGATGCGTGCTGCGCCAGAGAAGGCAGGCTGGTTGCCTGTCGAACTGGTGCAGCGCGGAGCTGGGGGCGAATAGAAACGGCCCGAAGGGTGACTTCCAGAAAGCGCCCAGGCTGTGGGGCGCGACTTGTGCAGGCAGCCAGCCTGAACGGCGCCGCGCCCCACAGCCTGGGCACTTTCTGGAAGTCATGCCACCCTTGCGAAATCCATTCGGTCAGCCCTATTCGACTTACGCGTCCGATATGCGGCGCCCAGCAGGAGTTTCAATCCATGGCGGTGGTTAGCGTCAAGCAGGCTCTTTCCGGTTCGATCGAAGCCGGCAGTGTCGTCACGGTGCGCGGTTGGGTGCGCACGATCCGCGATTCGAAGGGCGGCCTGTCCTTCGTGAATGTGACCGATGGCTCCTGCTTCGATCCGATCCAGGCGGTCGTCACCGACAAAGTGTCGAATTACGAGAACGAGGTGAAGCACCTGACCACCGGTGCCGGCCTGATCGTGACGGGCACGCTGGTGCCGTCACAGGGCAAGGGACAGCGCTTCGAGATCCAGGCCGATACGGTCGAAGTCACCGGCTTCGTGGACGACCCGCTGACCTACCCGATTCAGCCCAAGCCGCACACCATGGAGTTCCTGCGCGAAGTGGCGCACCTGCGTCCGCGCACCAACCTGTTCGGCGCAGTGACCCGTGTGCGCCACACCATGATGACGGCGATCCACCGCTGGCTTACTGAGCAGGGCTTCTTCTGGATCAACACGCCGATCATCACCACGTCCGATGCCGAAGGCGCGGGCGACATGTTCCGCCTGTCCACGCTGGACTTGGCCAACCTGCCCCGCATGCCGGACGGCAAGATCGATTTCCGCAAGGATTTCTTCGGCCGCGAAGCCTTCCTCACCGTGTCCGGTCAGCTCAACCTCGAGGCGTACTGCCTGGCGATGAGCAAGGTGTACACCTTTGGCCCGACCTTCCGCGCGGAGAACTCCAACACCGCCCGCCATCTCGCCGAGTTCTGGATGGTGGAGCCTGAGATCGCCTTCGCCAACCTCAACGACAACGCTGACTGCGCCGAAGGCTTCCTGAAGGCTATCTTCAAGGCCGTACTGGAAGAGCGCGCGGATGACATGGCGTTCTTCGCTGAGCGCGTGTTGCCGGACGCGATCAGCCGTCTGGAAGCTTTTGTCTCCAAACCGTTCGAACGCATCGACTACACCGACGCCATCGAGATCCTCAAGAACTCGGGCCAGAAATTCGAGTTCCCGGTGGCCTGGGGCATCGATCTGCAAACCGAGCACGAGCGCTATCTCGCCGAAAAGCACATCGGCCGCCCGGTGGTAGTGATGAACTATCCCGAGCAGATCAAAGCCTTCTACATGCGCCTGAACGATGACGGCAAAACCGTCGCCGCGATGGACGTGCTGGCGCCGGGCATTGGCGAGATCATCGGCGGCGCGCAGCGCGAAGAGCGCCTCGACTACCTCGACCGCCGCATGACCCAGTTTGG
This genomic window from Dyella terrae contains:
- the alr gene encoding alanine racemase; translation: MSRTTVATIHLGALRHNLARIKQMAAPAKVMAVVKADAYGHGLERVARALDGAADAFAVAALGDGLRLRAAGHRQRIVVLSGPDQASDIAEMQRLNLDAAIHHEEQLHWLKEASPSRGPLRVWLKVDSGMHRLGFAPEAVAFVHAQLASMPGIDPEIGLLTHFAESEVFDGAETPAQIARFAEATRGLQGPRSLSNSAAVLGWADARGDWVRTGGLLYGLSVVDGKTGADFGFRPAMTLSTRLIAINRIGKGERIGYNGTWTCPEDMAVGVAAVGYGDGYPRSAVAGTPVLVGDRQVPLIGRVSMDLITLDLRGAPDAKVGDRVTLWGPELPVEIIATQAGTISYDLTCGMTKRVLFVEDEG
- the rplI gene encoding 50S ribosomal protein L9, with the protein product MELILLEKVRNLGNLGDKVKVKPGYGRNYLLPQGKAVPVNAANLEAFEKRRAEYEAKAASQLSGAEGRKAKLEGVTVTIAANASPEGKLYGSVGPREISEALQAAGHDVNKGEVIQGEGPIRHTGEFDAVVALHADVQTQIKVIVVGEK
- a CDS encoding glutathione S-transferase family protein, whose translation is MELIGMLDSPYVRRAAISLRMLGIPFQHRSLSVFRNFDEFEQINPLVKAPTLVGDDGELLVDSSLIIEWAESVRTAPSLMPVAPTERLQAWRLIGMALTASEKSVQIVYEHKRVPERRDSDWLARVEGQLRAAYDMLELHAAAHGDWLVGDHFSQADLSTAVAWRFTQLVARDTLGQRDYPALRALSLRAEQLSAFQALPPE
- the rpsR gene encoding 30S ribosomal protein S18, producing the protein MSKFFRRRKFCRFTAEKVKEIDYKDLNTLRQYVTENGKIVPSRITGTKARYQRQLATAIKRARFLALLPYTDNHDV
- the radA gene encoding DNA repair protein RadA: MAKAKTAYVCTDCGAEHSKWQGQCVDCGVWNTLSEIVVQPAVKSAGAARSTAGYAGAAAGSPKVTPLTAVALNAEVRTLTGIGELDRVLGGGLVDGSVVLIGGDPGIGKSTLLLQMLGTLGSRVPSVYVTGEESLAQVASRAQRLDLPLAPLHALAETCIERIIEQALSNRPRVLVIDSIQTIWTELLTAAPGSVSQVRESAAKLTRFAKETGTSVFLVGHVTKEGGIAGPRVLEHMVDAVLYFEGESGSRFRVLRAFKNRFGAVNELGVFAMSEKGLREVPNPSAIFLSAHSGPTPGSAVMVTREGTRPLLVEVQALVDQSSLGNPRRVALGLEQNRLAMLLAVLHRHGGVAAYDQDVFVNVVGGIRVQETAADLPVLLAVLSSLRDRPLPEKTIAFGEVGLSGEIRPVPNGEERLKEAAHHGFQRAIVPKANAPKKAKVGEMEIVAVERLSQAIDACR
- the asnS gene encoding asparagine--tRNA ligase; its protein translation is MAVVSVKQALSGSIEAGSVVTVRGWVRTIRDSKGGLSFVNVTDGSCFDPIQAVVTDKVSNYENEVKHLTTGAGLIVTGTLVPSQGKGQRFEIQADTVEVTGFVDDPLTYPIQPKPHTMEFLREVAHLRPRTNLFGAVTRVRHTMMTAIHRWLTEQGFFWINTPIITTSDAEGAGDMFRLSTLDLANLPRMPDGKIDFRKDFFGREAFLTVSGQLNLEAYCLAMSKVYTFGPTFRAENSNTARHLAEFWMVEPEIAFANLNDNADCAEGFLKAIFKAVLEERADDMAFFAERVLPDAISRLEAFVSKPFERIDYTDAIEILKNSGQKFEFPVAWGIDLQTEHERYLAEKHIGRPVVVMNYPEQIKAFYMRLNDDGKTVAAMDVLAPGIGEIIGGAQREERLDYLDRRMTQFGLDPATYGWYRDLRRYGTVPHAGFGLGFERLLVYVCGLSNIRDAIPYPRAAGTAEF
- the purU gene encoding formyltetrahydrofolate deformylase; this encodes MSTPSQFVLTLSCPDRAGIVAAVSNHLAAQGGNIIEAQQFGDAETGRFFMRLVFEDAERNLDALSSGFEGFAKQFSMQWALRDRAQRRRVMLLVSKFDHCLSDILYRWRIGELPMDIAGVVANHPRDTYRHLDLDDIPFHHLPVNRDSRDGQEAALWQLIEQSDTDLVVLARYMQVLSNDLARKLTGRCINIHHSFLPGFKGARPYHQAHRRGVKLIGATAHFVTAELDEGPIIEQDIERVTHADTPDDLIRIGRDIERRVLARTLRLYLDDRVLLNGAKTVIFHS
- a CDS encoding HesB/IscA family protein, translating into MTITITPAASERMRSFLAGTPGAAGVRFGVKKTGCSGFGYVVDLAQDLGEGDEIMNVDGVPLIVEGKSLPLIDGTVIDFQRQGLNAAFVFHNPNATGECGCGESFTVG
- a CDS encoding replicative DNA helicase; translation: MSFVSDRSDRPERRGRSERKPPSSIDALRVPPNSIDAEQAVLGGLMLSPDSMDKVADRLSEQDFYRKDHRLIWRAITELAAKGMPCDAVTLGDWFEANGLAEMVGGASYLIELANTTPSAANIAAYAEIVREKSVLRQLIDAGVGITEDGYQPEGKSVQEVLERAEQAVFKIAESGARGKKDTVSMREAVKDAFRILSERFENKGQLTGVSTGFSDLDELTSGLQPSDLIIVAARPSMGKTAFSVNMAEAVAMRGKKAVAIFSMEMSASQLAFRMISSVGRIHAQHLRNGDLAEEDWPRVTNAIALLSEAKIFIDDTPSLSPVELRSRSRRLHREHGGLGLIVIDYLQLMQVPGMNENRATEISEISRSLKGLAKELNCPVIALSQLNRSLEQRADKRPMMSDLRESGAIEQDADVIMFIYRDEYYNKESPDKGLAEIIIGKQRNGPTDTVKLTFLGHYTKFENYAPDSFVGAFE
- a CDS encoding DUF3309 family protein; its protein translation is MSLILLLIIVLLLLGVLPTWPYSRAWGYGPSSGLGLIVIILIVLLVLRVI
- the rpsF gene encoding 30S ribosomal protein S6, which gives rise to MSLRHYEVVFLVHPDQSEQVPAMIERYKALIETDGGKIHRLEDWGRRQLAYPIVNLAKAHYVMLNIEVSQNALNELESGFRFNDAVLRHLVVRRDEADTEQSFILKSKEKDDAKSSRRRDDDSDGDERPARRDREERDNDRDSDD